In Risungbinella massiliensis, the genomic stretch TAATGCAAGGTACCTGTTTTAATGAGTAAAGTGTATCACCCACTACAAATCATTGCAAGGTACTGGACAAAAATTTTTTGTTAGTTGGAATTAGAATAGTTCATTTGCTATTAATACCAACATTTCCAGTACTCTTTATATTTTTTGTCTTATTCTCTAAAGTAATTTTGATCTAATTTGCTGCATTAAAAAACCCCCATATAAATAGGAATGGAGGTGGAATGAATCTTATTCAGATCTATTTTTACAGGAACAAATCACTTTTGAAGATAAATCAAAAACGTTCCCTACACAAGTGTAAGAAACGTTTTTTATAATACCGATGGTCGGGGTCGAACCGACACTCCCGTAGGAACACGATTTTGAGTCGTGCGCGTCTGCCAATTCCGCCACATCGGCGTGACAAGATTCATTATACAGAGGCGCACGATAAAAATCAACTATTATTTTTGGCTTTACGACCATATAAAAAATAGTACAAGAGATAGCAGCCAATCGTAAGTGGAATCCCAATTGTCAAAGATGGAGCTGTTTCTGGATCTAAAGCAAGACTTAGCAAAATAACAGCATTTACTGCGAATGTAAAGAGGGGTAAAAATGGATACAGTGGAGTTCTATATTTTAGATCTTCTACTTTTCCACCCTCAGCTAAATATTTTTTACGGAAAAAGTATTGTGACAAGGCGATGGACATCCATGCCAACACCGCTGTCATCCCCGCCACGGATAACAACCATACATAAACCGTCTCATGAGCAAATTTATAGGTTAACAGAGATAGTGAGGCAAATGCCATACTAACAATGAGAGCTGGAAATGGAACTCCCCTCTTCGAGACTCTTTGTAAAATAGTCGGTGCCATCTTATTTTCAGCCAGAGAAAATAACATTCTAGTAGTTGCATAGAGTCCTGAGTTAGCTACTGATAGTAACGCAGTAATAATAACAAAGTTCATGATATCAGCAGCATAAGGAACTCCAATCTTATCAAGCGCTGCAACAAATGGACTTTCCGTTACCCCAGCCTCTTGATAGGGCAATAAGGAGACCAATACGAAGATCGCAAGTCCAAAAAAGAGGATAGTCCGCCAAACCGTCTGACGAATAGAACGAGGAATTGTTTTTTCTGGGTTTTCACTTTCACCAGAAGCAATCCCAATCAATTCAGTTCCTTGAAAGGAAAAATTAACAGCTAACATGGTGACCAATACCGATTGGATTCCGGTTGGAAACCAGCCATGTGCTGTCAAATTATGAAACATAGGGGCACTTTCACCACTAGACAAAGGAATCCACCCAAAAATTGCAGCTGATCCAAGAATGATAAACAAGATAATAGCTGATAACTTGATACTAGAGAACCAAAACTCAATCTCCGCAAAACTTCTAACGGAAACAGCATTCACTAAAAATAATAATACTCCAAAAAGGAAACTCCAGATCCAAATTGGGATATCTGGAAACCAGCGTTGCATCTGAAGGCCAATCGTCACTAGCTCAAGAGCTACTGTGATAGCCCAGCCACCCCAATACATCCAACCTACAGTAAATCCAGTAGCTGGTCCAATATATTTTGTAGAATAGTCTTGGAAACTTCCTGCGACTGGTCGAGCCACCGCCAATTCTCCTAAACAGAGCATAACAAAATACATAACTAAGCCACCGACTAAATAGGATAAAATCGTACCAATTGGTCCTGCATTCGCGATGGTAAACCCAGTACTGTTAAAGAACCCTGTTCCCAAAACTCCCCCTAGTGCGATCATAAACAAGTGTCTACTTTTCATTGTTCGATGTAATTTTTCAGTCTTTCTATCCTGGTTCGTCATTTGCTACCACCTTTCAACAGAGACCATTGTAATATCTTTTTATTATTTTTTGTATAGAAATACATGGAATCTAATATTCATAAAATGATAGGATTTTTTTCCCATTCACACGAAGTCTACCCTATTAGATGAGAAAGGATGAGCAAAGATGAAGAAACTACTGAACTTAGTTGGGATTCTCATTCTCCTTACTACCGGTTGCACTGCGATGGGAGACACCATCAGTCCCAGTCAATTAGCACAAGAGATGAATGTTCAAGTAAGAGGATTTAATCAAGCAAATGCAAGCCATTTAACTGAATTGGAGAAATTAGATCAGGAAACAGTAACAATGTTGAATCAAATGCCAAACCCCAATGCAGAAAGTAAACCTACCATACTCGGAAAGATCGAGGAGCAGAAAAAAGTACTATCTACCTTACAATCCAAAATAGAAAAGATAGGTCAGAGCTTACCAGATCTACAAACCAAATCAGCTCAACTTTCCGATCAAGAATCCCAAAAACAAGCAACTACCTTTCTTCAATCTTTTACGAAAGTGTATCAACTTGAACAAGACCTCTTACAAAAAAATCAAAGTTATTTGGTATCACAACAAGAATATTTACAAAACATCTCCCCTGAAAAACAAGAAAAGTTGAATCAGCTGAAAGAAGAAATCAATAAAGCATACCAAACTTATACCAAAGAGGTTGAGAAATTTAATCAATCCTGGAAAAAATTCGTGGAGACATCTGCTAATGGAAAAGTAGGCAAATAAAAAAACAAAAAGGAACAATTGTTAACCAGCTTGTTGAAAGCTGGATTTTTATTTTCTAGCGTTTCATGAGAGAATAGATAAGAACTTATCAATTTTTCTTAAATGGAATTTAGGAAAGGAGAAGCAATATGTTTTCACCATTGCTTTCCAACTTTGCGCTTTGGACATCTATCTTAGCAATTATTCTGGCACAACTTCTCAAAATCCCTTGGAATTATACACTTACTCAAAAATGGGAATGGAAATGGTTCTATTTTTCAGGCGGCATGCCTAGTAGTCATACTGCTGCTGTCACTTCGCTTGCTACTTCAGTCGGAATCTTAAATGGCTGGAACAGCGTAGACTTTGCAATTGCTACCATACTGAGTGTCATTGTGATGTATGATGCTACTGGAGTACGAAGACAAGCTGGAATGCAAGCTCAAGTACTCAATAGGTTAGTAGAAGATTTCCAACAATTCGTGGTAGAGATCCGTGAAATGAATAAAAAATCTCCTGAAGAAACACGTATTAAATTAAAAGAAATATTAGGACACAAACCAATTGAAGTCTTTGTAGGTGCATGGTTTGGAGTGTTATTTTCACTATTGATGTATTGGTTTTGGTACTAAACTTAAATGATATTATTATTCTATTGTACATAGAAAAGCACCCTTCTCCAGTAATCGGAAGAGGGTGCTTTTCTGATATTTAGAACATACGATATCCATTTTGTCTTAAGTATCGAATTGTCCAGCCACAACCCACTGCTCCTGCCAAACCAGCAATAAACCAAGTAATATCGGCGAGTTGTGGTGCACCTTTTAATTGAAATGCGAGATAAATAACCAATGCGAGATACAAAATAAGTGGTATCCACGTCGTCTTTAGGATCATGTTGAGAATAAAACCAATTCCAAAAATTAATACCAGAATTAACGGAATCGAAATTACCAATTGAATCAAATTAATGGGGGGAGATGCTGCAAGAAATAAAGAAAACAAGGTCGTCTACTTCCTTTCTAAACTGCCTTACGTTTCATGCCCTTTTTATCATACTACTGATCTATTGAAAAAGCGTCAATGCTAATGCTGATTTGCCTAACGCGAATGCTACAGATACAATATAATTTGTAATCCAAAAAAGCGAGGTGACTTCTGCTTATCAGCAGAAACTTATATGAGACCTAGAATGAGACCAGGAGCAAACACTGCTACTACTACCGAAACAGCAGCACCAGCACGTCCCAAACTTCCAACACAATACGTCAATTTTTCATTCTTTAAGTTAGATCCTGCTTTCCGTAGGCTAACAGAAGAAGAACAGCATCATGGAAAAGCAGAATTTGCTGCAGTAGTTAGAGAATACCAAGAGCGTGAAAATGTTTTTGCTCTCCCTTACTCCTTGGTTGGGATTCGTCCCGATGCAGAATTAATGCTCTGGAGAATTGCAAATGACCTAGAGACATTTCAAGAGATGACAGCACGTCTCATGAGAACGGGTCTTGGTAAATATCTCGAAATTACATACTCCTATTTGTCTCTCACAAAACGAAGCGTCTATGTAGATTTCATGGATCCAGAACATCAAAACCCACGAACCCATATTGTACCAGGTAAATTCAAATATCTGTTCGTATATCCGTTTATTAAAACACGTGACTGGTACCAACTTTCCGCCCCAGCACGTCAAGGAATGATGGACGAGCATATTCAAGTAGGTAGCAAATACCCATCAGTTAAATTAAATACCACTTATAGCTTTGGTATTGATGACCAAGAGTTTGTAGTAGCATTTGAGACCAATGATCCAAAAGACTTCCTCAATCTGGTTCAAGAACTTCGCGAGACAGAAGCAAGTCGCTATACTTTACGTGATGTGCCAATGTTCACTTGTATCCATCACGAAGAGGTTGAAGGCGCATTAGAAACTTTATAAAAACAGTAATTCGTTCTTTTTACATAACAAAACCTCCCAAGACCAAATTGTCTGGGAGGTTTTGTTTCTTCACTCTAACATATTCAGCAATCGAATATAGTTTAAAGTTTCCCTTTACGGAGAACTAAACCAATACCGCCTAAAAGGTACAACCAACGAAGGTCAATTACTTTTTTCATAAATGCGGCTAGTCCACCTGTTAGCTTTTTGGATCCTACTACGCCAATCGCCACCCTCTTTCCAAGAGAAGCAACTGTACCTTTTGGTTCATAAACAAATGGTTTCATTTCGCCACCGCGAATGAAGGAAGCAAGATTTTTGGCTAACTGTTGACCTTGTTGTGTTGCCATCTGTGCAGTTGGTGGGTAAGGACGATCGTTTTCTTTATTAATCATTAACGAACAGTCACCCACAATAAATACGTTCTCATGACCTGGTGCACGTAGCAATTCATCTACTTTAACTCGACCACGCATCGTATCAATACCCGAATCCTCGACTACTTTGTTACCGCGAACCCCACCAGTCCATACAACGGTAGCTGATTTGATTTCTTCGCCACCTTTGAGGATAACTCCCTCTTCGGTGCACTCTTCAATCGGAGTGCTGATTTTGAACTCTACGCCTTTGCTACTGAGATAGTCCACTGCGTATTTCACAAGTGCCTCATCAAAACCAGGAAGTACCGTTGGAGCTGCTTCGACGTTTACAATGCGTACTTTACCTTCTGGGATATCATAGTAACGGCAAAGCTCTGGAATACGATCCACTAGCTCACCCACATATTCGATCCCGGTAAATCCGGCACCACCGACTACGATCGTAATTAACTCATCTTTTTTCTCATCTGCATAACGTGAGAACATGTATTCCATATGTTCCCGAATGCGACGGACACTATCAATATTACGAATAAAATAAGCATTTTCCAGTAACCCTTTAATTCCAAAGGTTTCTGGTGCACTACCTAAACCTACTACTAGATAATCATAAGAAAGTTCTTCATTACTTCCTTCTAATTCTACTTTTTTCTCCTCTAACTTGATCGCTTTTACACGATCTTGCACAAACTTTACGCTACGAGGTAACAAAGAAGCAATCTCAACACGTGTGTGATCATGATGAGATGTTCCTGCTGCTGGTTTGTGAAGTTCCGTCGTAAAATAGTGATACGAATTTTGATTTACCAGCGTCACTTCTGCTTCAGAACTGCTAAGTTGTTTCGCTAAGCCTTTTGCTGTCATCAAGCCGCCATATCCAGCTCCTAGCACCAAGACTTTTTTTGGTTCGCTCATCCCATATCACTTCCATCTAATGGTTTTATTGTTATAGTTCTCACAAAGTACTTTAAAAAAATGGTCGTTTAATATGCCAAACAATATGATATTCCTTTCACGAGCTTTTCGCAAGGACTTTTGTTCACATTGTCTCCATATTTTATATACTTATCCGAACAATCTACCCAAAACAAGGTGCTGATTTATCTAAATTATTGAAATAATCTACCGGAATATCCCCTTTTGCGTGGTATAATATTTGAATGGGCATTATAAATCTAACAGAGATGGAAAGAAATCGGAGGAGATCTCCAATGAGCGAAAAAGATATTTTAATCATCGGTGGCGGTCCAGCTGGTCTTTTTGCTGCTTTTTATGCTGGTATGCGTAAAGCATCTGTCAAAGTGTTAGAAAGCATGCCTCAGTTGGGTGGACAACTAGCTGCACTATATCCAGATAAATACATTTATGATGTAGCAGGTTTTCCAAAAGTGACCGCACAAGAACTGGTAAATCAGTTAGTGGAGCAAGCACGTTTGTTTGAGCCAGAGTATTGTCTAGATGAAAAAGTACTTCAAGTAATCAAAAAGGCAGAACGGCATTTCGAAGTCGTAACAACCAAAGGAATACATACCGCAAAAGCGATTATCATTACTGCAGGTTGCGGAGCATTTGAGCCACGTAAAGTGAATCTACCTAATGCAGATCAATTCGAAAAGACCAATCTTCATTATTTCGTTTCCGATTTAAGTCGATTTACTGGTAGAAAAGTCCTCATTGCAGGTGGCGGAGACTCTGCTGTAGACTGGGCGCTTATGTTAGAACCAATTGCGAAACAAGTAACTCTCATTCATCGTCGTGACAAATTCCGTGCACATGAACATAGCGTCGATAACTTAAAAAAATCGAGTGTTCAAGTGATTACACCACGCGAACTAGTGTCACTCGAAGGAGAACAACAAATTGAAACTGTCAAGATTGCGGACCGAAAAAGTGGTATTGAAGAAGAACTAGCAGTCGATGATGTCATCGTGAGCTATGGCTTCGTCTCTTCCTTGGGTCCCATTCAAGATTGGGGCCTTCAAATTGAAAGCGGTGGAATTGTCGTAAATACTCGGATGGAAACTAACATCGCTGGAATTTACGCAGCAGGAGATATTGCTCACTATGATGGAAAAGTAAAATTAATTGCGGTTGGCTTCGGTGAAGCACCAACTGCTGTAAATAATGCCAAACAGTATATTGATCCCGAATCCCGTCTGCAACCTGGTCACAGTTCCAATTTGTCTTTATAAACTATAGATAAGTAAAATCCCATTTCAAAATGAGACTGGTGTTTCATCCTTCATTTAAAATGCCTAACGATCTATCTAAAGACACTAAGGCATTCTAATTGAAAACCATCTCCTTACCAAATATCGGAAGTGTTTTTGTACAAGTCGGGTAGGTAAACCATGAATGATCTCCTCCTCTCCCTGTAACACTAACCAAGAGGAGGAGACTTTTGTATGCAATCTTATATTTGTCCACTTTGTAATGGATGGGAACAAAACTCTAACCCATGTCCAAAATGTGGTGAGACTCTTTTAGATTATGGACCTGTTTCTTATCTGTATTACGACTATAGCCCTTATTTACCATTAGAAGATATGAAACGGGATAATGGCCTGCTTGATCACGCCAATCATCAATGTCCACATCAATTTTATTGTACACAGTGTAATTACATGGGTACTTACTTGGTACAAGAAAAGAGCTCCTCTACATTGTAAGAGAAGCTCTTTTTTTCGGTACAAGGTTCCATTCTCTAAGACTTAGAGAAGCCCTTGTCCAGTTTATATTGGGAGATGCAGATTCACTCTGCTTATTTTACCTTTATTCTATTTAGCAATCACCAGGATTTCCTGACTCGGTAGCTGTACGAAACGAAGAACCACATCCACAAGAAGCAATGGCATTTGGGTTTTCTATGGAGAAACCCCCACCCATCATAGACTCTTTATAGTCGATGACTGTTCCATGCAATATGGGCCGGCTTCGATCATCAACAAGCACACGAACACCATTCGATTCCACTACTACATCCTGTTCGCTTTTTTGATCGTCAAATCCCATACTGTATGATAAACCACTACATCCACCATCACTTACGCCTACACGTAAGTATTGCTCTGTTGGATTGTCTGTTTCTTGTAGCATTTCTTTTACTTTTAAAGCAGCTTGTTCTGTTAAGGTAATCACAGGAAAAACCCCTTTCTTTTATCTAGTATACCGAGGTTTGTTGATCCTGCTCAACCTTTTTACACAACGGTGCGATAGTAAATCGATTCTTCTTTCGCATGAACAATAGCCTTGTGATATGTGTAAAAAGAGGAATTTCTATTATGTCTCTGATGCCATTCATTGTGAAGTTCATCTAACTCCACACTTAATTGATATACTTTGGGATGACCAATCCCCAAAACCTTAGCAGTATCTTCCATTTTCTTTCGAGTTGCTTCTATCTTCTCCTCTAGTTTCCGCTTCCACAACGGAAACCCCTCCTTTGCAGAGTCTGTTGTTTCGACCTCCAAAATAGCAACAAACTCTAAAATTGTCATTTCTTTACGCTACCAGTTTTTAGTATACAACGGTTCACGTCAGAAAGAAACGCATTTTTTATTTTTTTCACATTTTTTGTATATTTTTGCTAATTAATAGGCAAAACCCTTCATAGCTGTACGGTTTTTCGACTTTTTTCCTTAATATACCTAATGATAAGTATATTTTTGACCATTATTTTCCTCATTTCGACATTATTTGACTACTATAGTGTGTTTGATTGATATTCATCTAAAGAAGTTTGTGATAAAATAGACAAAGTTAGAGTAGTTTCTATGGAGGATTTTTTTTAGAACTAGAACTAGAAATGATCTTCATATCTTTCGATCCGCACTTACTCCAATATTTGTAGAACATGTTATTTTCGTATAACCTTTTGAAAAATTCTATGTTAACTAATAACGATCTTGTTCAACACATCTCAATCAGCAAAACAGGCAAAGAGAAGGAAGGGGAATATCCGAATGTCTACTCTCATACTCGATCAAAAGTTACAGAAAGTAGCAGACAAAGTACGAAATGGAGAACGACTCTCGATTGAGGACGGACTTGTACTTTATGAAACACCAGATCTTCTCACAATTGCACAACTAGCAAATGAAGCGAATCTGAAAAGAAATGGAAACAAAGTTTATTTCATCGAAAACATGTACATAAATCCAACCAATGTATGTGAAGCCAAATGTGCTTTCTGTGGGTTCCGTCGGGATCCTGATGAAGATGGAGCTTACACTATGTCCCCTGATGAGCTACTCCATTATGTTGGAGCTCGTATGACGAATACTACTCGCGAATTCCATATAGTGGGTGGGCACAACCATAAAGTGCCATTTGACTATTATTTGGATACGATCGCCATCCTAAAAAAGAATTACCCAAATGTAACGATCAAAGCGTATACTGCTGCAGAAATACAATTTTTTAGTCAGATCACAGGACGCTCCGTCGAAACGATCATGCGGGAATTGATAGATGCAGGCTTGGATACGATACCTGGTGGTGGTGCCGAAATCCTAACAGAACGTTACCGTGCCATCATGAGCCCAGACAAGGCAAGTACGGATGAATATATTGAAAACCATCGAATCGCACATCAACTTGGTCTGAAAACACATGTGACCATGCTATATGGCTCTATTGAATCCAAAGAAGAGCGACTAGTTCATATGCAACGAGTTAGAGAGCTTCAAGATGAGACGAATGGCTTTATGGTCTTTATTCCTCTTGCTATTCAACCGAAAAAACAAAGTGCCTCTATTCGCCGTCGTAACTCTGCAATGGACGATATGCGCACTTTGGCTATTAGCCGGTTGATGTTAGATAATTTCCCACATATCAAATCGTATTGGATTAATATCGGTGCTCAACTCACTCAACTCTCTATGCATTACGGTGTCTCCGATATCCATGGTACCTTGGTAGAAGAGCGAATCAGTCACGCAGCAGGTGCTCTGACCCAAACAGCGTTGACACGGGATGAATTAATTTGGCTAATTCAAGGGGCAGGTCGTATTCCAGTTGAGCGAGATACCTTCTATAATGAGATTAAAGTATATGAATAAGTATTTGAAACTCGTGAGCTAATATTCATGCAAATAAAAACCGCTGTCCTTAAAGGCACAGCGGTTTTTTGTCGTGCTTAGTATCGAATTTTAATCGCTTCAATCTCACGATAAATTCTCTTGTAGAGATCGGTAGCATTCTTGCCTTTTACCATCTCTCCATTTACAAGAGCATATGGCTGGCGAGCACAAATTCCACAATACCCTAAACAACCATAATCTATTACATCAATAGAATAGTCTTTTTCTAATTCCTTCTTAATCTCAAGTACGTCTGGAGTTAGATTGTTGACACAGAATTCCACCAACGGTCTCATGTCATCGACTCCGTTTCATCACTGTGTATAATATATTGGTGAGCTTACTAAAAAAATATTATACACATAAACTGCCAATTTCCCAAGTAGAAAAAGAGAATAAATGGAATTCGATCTATGTGCCGTCAACAGAAGTCATCTGCAAAAAGGTTCAATCTTGGGCTATTGCTCCTAGTTTTTCTACTGATTCATAGATTGTTTTTAATTTCGGGTTTCCCTCTGCTACAATATCTTGCTGAATAATAACTACTGGATACCAGAGATCTTCATCTACGATTTTGGTAGCAAACTGTTGTTGACGGTCGTTTTCAGGTGAATCTAAATCGACGTAGACTACTGCCACTTGGGAACCATATTTTCGTTGTAGTGCTGCTTCTAGCCAACTTGCCGTCTCTTTAGATGATGGCAGGTTGACACAACTAGCACATCTTTGTTCTAAGCCGTAGACTTCTACTTGAATCGTTTCTTTATCCATGATTCCCCTCGATTCTTTCTTTATTCAGTGGTTCTCGGCTTCCCTCTATACCCCTAAGAATCGTAAAAGGGTGCTCAACTCTATTAAGAGTGGGAAGAAAGTGCCTGTGAAAGATCTTCAATTAAATCCTCTACGTCTTCTACGCCCACCGAGATCCGAATTAATCCGTCTGTTATTCCTAACTCCTGACGTCTTTCAGCAGGTATGGAGGCGTGAGTCATTTTTGCTGGTAGCGAAATGAGACTTTCTACTGCTCCTAAGCTCTCCGCTAAAACAAAATATTTGGTAGAGCGCAGTACTTTTTCTGCTACCTCCCCATCTTGCACCTCAAAAGAAATCATACCACCAAACCCATTTGCTTGTTCCGCTGCAATCAAGTGACCTGGATGAGTAGAAAGTCCTGGATAAAAAACCTTCTGTACTTTCGGATGATCCGCTAACCATTCTGCAATTCGTCTTGCACTTTGTTCATGTTGTTTCATCCGCAGTCCCAATGTCTTTATTCCTCGCATTAGGAGCCAAGAATCGTGTGGTCCCAATACAGCACCGATCGAGTTTTGAAGAAAATACAGCTGCTCTGCAAGTTCCTCTGAATTGACTACCACTAAACCAGAAACTACATCACTATGACCACCTAAATATTTCGTCGCACTGTGCACTACGATATCCGCACCTAATGTAAGTGGATTTTGCCAATATGGGGTCATAAACGTGTTGTCTACAATAAAATGGAGATTCTTTGCCTTGGATATCTTGGCAATCGCAGACAGGTCCGTTACTTTTAGCAAAGGATTGGTTGGCGTCTCGACAAGAATCGCTTTTGTATTAGGTTGAATCGCCTTCTCTACTTGGGCTGGATCACTCGTATCTACAGCAGTATGTGTGATCCCTAAACGAGAAAACACTTTATGGAGAACACGATATGTTCCACCATAAACATCATCTCCCATCACTAAATGATCCCCTTGGCTATAGAGTGCGAGAACCGTAGACATTGCCGCCATTCCTGAGGCAAAGGCTAATCCATGAGATCCACTCTCTAGATCCGCAATCAGTCGTTCTAATGCATCACGTGTTGGATTTCCTGTACGAGCATATTCATAACCACGATGCTTTCCTGCACCATCTTGTGCAAAAGTGGAGACTTGATAAATTGGAACACTTACCGCTCCTGTTGCTTTATCACCCATTACTCCACCATGAATCAATAATGTATCTTTTTTCACTTAAATGCCTCCTTGATAGATCTGTTTACTCAGATATCGTTCGCTACTATCTGGAAAGATGACCACAATATTCTGATTCACCTGTTTTTGCGCTTCTTGCATTGCTGCATAATATGCTGCTCCAGAGGAACTCCCCACTAGCATACCATCTTTTTGGGCAAGAACTTGCACCATTTTAAAAGCATCAACATCCTCTACAGTATACACTTGATCGATTAGCTCACGTTGAAAAAACGAAGGAAATAACTCCATTCCAATTCCTTCGGTTTTATGAGGACCCGGTTCTCCACCATTGATAATAGAACCCTCTGGCTCCACGATCACAGTTCGGATCTTCGGGTTTTTCTCTTTCAAATATTTGGCAACCCCCATGAATGTACCAGAAGAACCTGCACCTGCTACAAGCACATCCACCTTTCCATCCATCTGTTCCCAGATTTCAGGCCCTGTGGTGTCATAATGAATTTGCGGATTAGCTGGGTTTTCAAATTGTTGAGGCACATATGATCCAGGGATTTGGCTTGCTAATTCTTGAGCTTTGGCTATCGCTCCTGTGATCCCCAATTCGGTAGGGGTATTTACCACTTCGGCACCGAGCGCTCTCATTAACTCTTGTTTTTCCGTAGAAAACTTCTCTGGAACTACAAACATTACATTGTAACCGCTACCAACTGCTGCTAACGCAATTCCAATCCCTGTATTTCCCGCTGTTGGTTCAATAATGGTTCCGCCAGGTTGTAATTTGCCTGTTTCCTCGCCATGTCGAATTAACCCAATTCCTAAGCGGTCTTTCACGCTTCCCCCAGGATTTAGGAACTCTAGCTTGGCAAAAATCGAACTTTTCCAAGTCGTATCTCCTTGTAATTGCATAATAGGGGTTTTTCCAATTAATTCTTTGACGTTCCGATAAACCTGCATCATCCCACGTCCCAACCTAGTTATAGTTATTGCTTCTCTTGATTTTATCATGTATCACTCACTGCTTTCATCCGACAGTTAGATTGATTTTCCCGCATTTATTTTTTACAATAATAGGAGGTACGTCATGTTTGGGGAAGGAGATATACCAATGGAAGCAAAAGTACAAGAAGTTCTAGATAAATTACGCCCATATATCCAACGAGATGGTGGAGACGTAGAGTTAGTAGAAATTGAAGACGGGATTGTACGTGTTCGTCTACTCGGTGCATGCGGAAGCTGCCCAAGTTCCACTATTACGCTAAAAGCAGGGATTGAACGTGCTTTGATGGAAGAAATTCCAGATGTACGTGAGGTAGAACAAGTACTATAAGGTTTGAAAGAAAAAAGCCATTCACGAGAAAATCGCGAATGGCTTTTATTATGGATTCGTTTTAAGTGGAATAAGCGTCGCCCACTTTAGTGTATACTCTGGACCTGCTGGATGATAGACAA encodes the following:
- the mqnE gene encoding aminofutalosine synthase MqnE, giving the protein MSTLILDQKLQKVADKVRNGERLSIEDGLVLYETPDLLTIAQLANEANLKRNGNKVYFIENMYINPTNVCEAKCAFCGFRRDPDEDGAYTMSPDELLHYVGARMTNTTREFHIVGGHNHKVPFDYYLDTIAILKKNYPNVTIKAYTAAEIQFFSQITGRSVETIMRELIDAGLDTIPGGGAEILTERYRAIMSPDKASTDEYIENHRIAHQLGLKTHVTMLYGSIESKEERLVHMQRVRELQDETNGFMVFIPLAIQPKKQSASIRRRNSAMDDMRTLAISRLMLDNFPHIKSYWINIGAQLTQLSMHYGVSDIHGTLVEERISHAAGALTQTALTRDELIWLIQGAGRIPVERDTFYNEIKVYE
- a CDS encoding NifU family protein codes for the protein MFGEGDIPMEAKVQEVLDKLRPYIQRDGGDVELVEIEDGIVRVRLLGACGSCPSSTITLKAGIERALMEEIPDVREVEQVL
- a CDS encoding YuzD family protein is translated as MDKETIQVEVYGLEQRCASCVNLPSSKETASWLEAALQRKYGSQVAVVYVDLDSPENDRQQQFATKIVDEDLWYPVVIIQQDIVAEGNPKLKTIYESVEKLGAIAQD
- a CDS encoding PLP-dependent cysteine synthase family protein, translated to MQVYRNVKELIGKTPIMQLQGDTTWKSSIFAKLEFLNPGGSVKDRLGIGLIRHGEETGKLQPGGTIIEPTAGNTGIGIALAAVGSGYNVMFVVPEKFSTEKQELMRALGAEVVNTPTELGITGAIAKAQELASQIPGSYVPQQFENPANPQIHYDTTGPEIWEQMDGKVDVLVAGAGSSGTFMGVAKYLKEKNPKIRTVIVEPEGSIINGGEPGPHKTEGIGMELFPSFFQRELIDQVYTVEDVDAFKMVQVLAQKDGMLVGSSSGAAYYAAMQEAQKQVNQNIVVIFPDSSERYLSKQIYQGGI
- a CDS encoding YuzB family protein, whose protein sequence is MRPLVEFCVNNLTPDVLEIKKELEKDYSIDVIDYGCLGYCGICARQPYALVNGEMVKGKNATDLYKRIYREIEAIKIRY
- a CDS encoding bifunctional cystathionine gamma-lyase/homocysteine desulfhydrase; amino-acid sequence: MKKDTLLIHGGVMGDKATGAVSVPIYQVSTFAQDGAGKHRGYEYARTGNPTRDALERLIADLESGSHGLAFASGMAAMSTVLALYSQGDHLVMGDDVYGGTYRVLHKVFSRLGITHTAVDTSDPAQVEKAIQPNTKAILVETPTNPLLKVTDLSAIAKISKAKNLHFIVDNTFMTPYWQNPLTLGADIVVHSATKYLGGHSDVVSGLVVVNSEELAEQLYFLQNSIGAVLGPHDSWLLMRGIKTLGLRMKQHEQSARRIAEWLADHPKVQKVFYPGLSTHPGHLIAAEQANGFGGMISFEVQDGEVAEKVLRSTKYFVLAESLGAVESLISLPAKMTHASIPAERRQELGITDGLIRISVGVEDVEDLIEDLSQALSSHS